In a single window of the Flavobacterium sp. W4I14 genome:
- a CDS encoding carboxyl-terminal processing protease (product_source=KO:K03797; cath_funfam=2.30.42.10,3.90.226.10; cleavage_site_network=SignalP-TM; cog=COG0793; ko=KO:K03797; pfam=PF03572; smart=SM00228; superfamily=52096), producing the protein MRNKRFLYLVALGFLSFGTIAGCKKSSPVPNEPVTPPVVTTPTGTRDELTKDSIFLYGKELYYWNTSLPTYEVFNPRGFSSNEAELYAMTQYSLDPATGKPYEYVGTPGEPKYSFFDYTAATSGKTGALKADVNGSANDYGFSVQYNNDTDLRVKYVYPNSPAAQQGLTRGCRITGVNGRTDLSWPNAVNFLNSAIFGTNATVTLAFNDIGGNPKTAVVSSSLYTVNPILFTNVYTVGTKKVGYIVFNSFTNNASAAINTVFSNFATQGVSELIIDLRYNGGGYVSTATQIINLAAPAGETGNTMFTSYYNNYLQSITSTQRKASVLAHQPLLDDDGKLQTFTTGVNGKYATYADLNYSPTAADNIEKFAKSGSLTLNRVYFIVTGSTASASELTINSLKPVMDVKLIGRTTYGKPVGFFPIRIDKVDMYIPEFETKNKLGVGGYYSGLTVDKESTEDLTKAWGDETETLLAYALLYAKNGNFVTTAAKTASLSTTTTVMPSKLSVAELRALDEKLDPKGFKGMVMTPDKKF; encoded by the coding sequence ATGAGAAATAAGAGATTCCTTTACCTGGTTGCGCTAGGTTTTTTAAGCTTTGGGACCATTGCCGGCTGCAAAAAGAGCAGTCCTGTGCCCAATGAGCCTGTAACCCCACCAGTTGTTACTACACCTACCGGAACTCGGGATGAATTGACTAAAGATTCTATCTTTTTATACGGTAAAGAACTTTATTATTGGAATACTTCGCTACCAACTTATGAAGTGTTTAATCCGCGTGGATTTAGTTCGAATGAAGCTGAATTATACGCTATGACACAATATTCTTTAGATCCGGCAACAGGAAAGCCGTATGAATATGTAGGCACACCAGGCGAACCCAAATATTCTTTTTTCGACTATACTGCAGCTACATCAGGTAAAACAGGGGCGCTTAAAGCAGATGTAAATGGCTCAGCCAATGATTACGGTTTTTCTGTTCAGTATAACAACGACACAGACCTTAGGGTAAAATACGTTTATCCAAACTCACCTGCAGCGCAACAGGGCTTAACACGTGGCTGTAGAATAACCGGCGTAAATGGACGGACAGATCTTAGCTGGCCAAATGCAGTTAATTTCTTAAACAGTGCTATTTTCGGTACAAACGCAACGGTGACGCTGGCTTTCAATGATATTGGAGGCAACCCTAAAACAGCTGTTGTATCTAGCAGCTTATATACCGTTAATCCGATATTATTTACCAATGTTTATACAGTTGGAACAAAGAAAGTAGGTTACATTGTATTCAATAGTTTCACCAATAATGCCTCTGCAGCTATAAATACAGTTTTTTCTAATTTTGCTACCCAGGGGGTAAGTGAATTGATTATTGATTTACGCTATAATGGTGGTGGTTATGTTTCAACAGCTACCCAGATAATCAATTTGGCAGCACCTGCAGGAGAAACAGGTAATACGATGTTTACTTCTTATTACAATAACTATTTACAGTCGATCACTAGTACTCAGCGCAAAGCCTCCGTTTTGGCACACCAACCATTGTTAGATGATGACGGTAAATTACAGACTTTTACTACAGGTGTAAACGGAAAGTATGCTACTTATGCCGATTTAAATTATTCACCAACAGCTGCCGATAATATAGAGAAATTTGCAAAATCTGGCAGTTTAACATTAAACAGGGTTTATTTTATTGTAACTGGATCAACAGCCTCGGCAAGCGAGTTAACCATTAACAGTTTAAAGCCTGTAATGGATGTAAAACTGATTGGTAGAACTACTTATGGTAAACCTGTAGGTTTCTTCCCGATTAGAATAGATAAAGTGGATATGTATATTCCAGAATTTGAAACCAAAAATAAACTTGGTGTTGGTGGCTATTATTCAGGTTTAACGGTTGATAAGGAATCAACCGAAGATTTAACCAAAGCTTGGGGTGATGAAACAGAGACTTTATTGGCCTACGCATTGCTGTATGCCAAGAATGGGAATTTTGTAACTACAGCTGCAAAAACAGCTAGCTTAAGTACAACAACAACAGTAATGCCATCAAAACTATCGGTAGCAGAACTAAGAGCATTAGATGAAAAGTTAGATCCAAAAGGATTTAAGGGGATGGTAATGACGCCTGATAAAAAATTTTAA
- a CDS encoding two-component system response regulator LytT (product_source=KO:K07705; cath_funfam=3.40.50.2300; cog=COG3279; ko=KO:K07705; pfam=PF00072,PF04397; smart=SM00448,SM00850; superfamily=52172): MIRCLAVDDESYASDIIAVFINKTPFLELVGTTTNAFEALNLVQEGKVDLVFLDIQMPELTGIQFLKICGGKCKVILTTAYPEYALEGFDLDVVDYLLKPISYERFYKAATKAQQILMPVAPVQQEIVVQQVTQGNDFIFIKGDTKNKFIKVNYEDILYIEGLKNYVSVYTATQRIVTYQALRELEIELPQPPFYRIHKSYIISIEKIKMIDGNTAYINDQAIPIGETYKEEFFKVVREGKKNG, encoded by the coding sequence ATGATCCGTTGCCTTGCCGTTGATGATGAATCTTACGCCTCAGATATTATTGCTGTCTTTATCAATAAGACTCCTTTTTTAGAACTGGTTGGTACCACTACAAATGCTTTTGAAGCACTTAACCTGGTTCAGGAAGGTAAGGTTGATCTTGTTTTTTTAGATATACAGATGCCAGAGTTAACTGGGATCCAGTTTTTGAAAATCTGCGGGGGTAAATGCAAGGTAATCCTTACCACAGCCTATCCAGAATATGCTTTAGAAGGCTTTGATCTTGATGTGGTAGATTATTTGCTTAAACCGATCTCATACGAGCGTTTTTATAAAGCAGCTACTAAAGCGCAACAGATTTTAATGCCTGTGGCACCCGTTCAGCAAGAAATTGTTGTGCAGCAGGTAACGCAGGGGAACGATTTTATTTTCATTAAAGGCGATACCAAGAACAAGTTTATTAAGGTAAATTATGAAGATATCCTATACATTGAAGGGTTGAAAAACTATGTTTCGGTTTATACCGCCACCCAAAGGATTGTGACTTACCAGGCACTGCGTGAGCTGGAAATCGAACTGCCCCAGCCGCCTTTTTACCGCATCCATAAATCGTATATTATCTCTATCGAAAAAATTAAGATGATTGATGGAAATACCGCTTATATTAACGATCAGGCGATTCCCATCGGCGAAACCTATAAGGAAGAGTTTTTTAAAGTGGTTAGGGAAGGGAAGAAGAATGGTTAA
- a CDS encoding putative acetyltransferase (product_source=KO:K03828; cath_funfam=3.40.630.30; cog=COG0454; ko=KO:K03828; pfam=PF00583; superfamily=55729): MAITIRKITAQDNAATAEMIRTILREFKIDKPGTVYTDPTTDELYTLFEHPQSAYWLAEEDGVIVGGCGIYPTEGLPDGCVELVKLYTSTSSRGKGIGKMLMEKSIESAQHFGYNEIYLESFPDLKRAIEMYEKAGFKKLAAPLGNSGHFACNVWMLLVL; the protein is encoded by the coding sequence ATGGCAATTACCATTCGCAAGATAACTGCACAAGATAATGCTGCAACTGCTGAAATGATCAGGACAATTTTAAGGGAATTTAAAATAGACAAGCCGGGTACTGTTTATACGGATCCTACAACAGATGAGTTATATACACTTTTCGAACACCCTCAATCAGCTTACTGGTTGGCCGAAGAGGATGGAGTTATTGTTGGAGGCTGTGGTATTTACCCGACCGAAGGTTTACCGGATGGCTGCGTTGAGCTGGTTAAATTGTACACCTCGACATCTTCGCGCGGAAAAGGCATTGGCAAAATGCTCATGGAGAAAAGTATAGAATCGGCGCAGCACTTTGGTTATAATGAGATTTATCTGGAATCGTTTCCCGATCTTAAAAGGGCAATTGAGATGTATGAAAAGGCAGGGTTTAAAAAACTCGCTGCTCCATTGGGTAATTCTGGCCATTTTGCCTGTAATGTTTGGATGCTGCTGGTTTTATAA
- a CDS encoding two-component system LytT family sensor kinase (product_source=KO:K02478; cath_funfam=3.30.565.10; ko=KO:K02478; pfam=PF06580; superfamily=55874; transmembrane_helix_parts=Inside_1_6,TMhelix_7_26,Outside_27_35,TMhelix_36_58,Inside_59_64,TMhelix_65_87,Outside_88_106,TMhelix_107_129,Inside_130_335): MKTIETVSIHILCWILVLGYFYGGYLIDGTTFSKAALNISMNFIQVIEFYICYLWVYPRFLKKNKVLQLIGGILFTIGVFIALRYLIEEVLYLKWLGFHNYDDGTTAWAYITDNIYWSIGFIVTPAAVYGIEHSFKSEQVNRKLKEEVVKAELSFLKSQINPHFLYNTLNYVYSLAIPVSDQLANAVLRLSDLMRYTLNDSPDGKVSLDKEVEYLESYVALFKMRFEPKFYVDFTTEGIANQKIASLILIPFVENALKHGVVNDEAQPVRIKLKVQNKRLSFEVSNKISHAQKDHSSGVGMVNIHRRLDLIYPEKHELLISNNGNTYKSTLILNL; encoded by the coding sequence ATGAAAACAATAGAAACCGTTTCTATCCATATTCTTTGCTGGATACTCGTATTAGGCTATTTTTATGGTGGCTATTTAATTGATGGTACAACTTTTAGCAAGGCCGCTTTGAATATCTCTATGAATTTTATACAAGTGATAGAGTTTTACATCTGTTACTTATGGGTATATCCAAGGTTTTTGAAAAAGAATAAAGTACTTCAGTTAATTGGTGGCATTTTGTTTACCATAGGGGTATTTATTGCACTTAGGTATTTAATAGAAGAAGTGCTTTATTTAAAATGGCTTGGTTTTCATAACTATGATGATGGTACAACAGCCTGGGCCTACATCACAGATAATATTTATTGGAGTATTGGTTTTATTGTTACACCTGCTGCGGTTTATGGTATCGAGCATAGCTTCAAATCGGAACAGGTTAACAGGAAACTTAAGGAAGAAGTGGTGAAGGCTGAACTTTCATTTTTGAAATCGCAGATCAATCCACACTTTCTGTACAATACCTTAAATTATGTCTATTCTTTGGCCATTCCTGTTTCCGATCAACTGGCCAATGCTGTTTTGCGGTTATCAGATTTAATGCGCTATACTTTAAATGATAGTCCTGATGGAAAAGTAAGTTTAGATAAGGAAGTAGAATACCTGGAGAGTTATGTAGCGTTATTTAAGATGCGTTTTGAACCCAAATTTTATGTCGACTTTACAACCGAGGGTATTGCCAATCAAAAAATAGCTTCGCTGATCCTGATCCCTTTTGTTGAAAATGCCCTTAAACATGGCGTGGTAAATGATGAAGCACAGCCTGTGCGCATTAAACTTAAGGTGCAGAACAAACGCTTAAGTTTCGAGGTGAGCAATAAGATCAGCCATGCACAGAAAGATCATTCAAGTGGTGTAGGCATGGTAAATATCCACCGTAGGTTGGATCTGATTTATCCCGAAAAGCATGAATTGTTGATTTCAAATAATGGCAATACCTATAAAAGTACTTTGATCTTAAATCTGTAA
- a CDS encoding heterodisulfide reductase subunit C (product_source=COG1150; cath_funfam=1.10.1060.10; cog=COG1150; pfam=PF13187; superfamily=103501,46548; transmembrane_helix_parts=Outside_1_4,TMhelix_5_22,Inside_23_64,TMhelix_65_87,Outside_88_106,TMhelix_107_129,Inside_130_149,TMhelix_150_167,Outside_168_176,TMhelix_177_199,Inside_200_211,TMhelix_212_229,Outside_230_431): MVAQILFLVLTLAAIALFTVNLRKIIRNIRLGKPVDRQDQPQKRLMTMLRVAFGQSKMVVRPIPAFLHFFVYIGFVIINVEVLEIMIDGLFGTHRIFNGLGGLYNFLIGSFEILAFTVWVSCAIFLVRRNILKLKRFSGVEMKSWPKSDANYILITEILLMSAFLLMNAADAKLQLLGVSHYVNAGAFPVSQYLINILPSSESALVILERSCWWFHIIGILAFLNYLPYSKHFHILFAFPNTYFSNLEPKGEFTNMASVTNEVKAMLDPSFVPAETEPGKFGAKDVTDLSWVNLMNAYTCTECGRCTSVCPANITGKLLSPRKIMMDTRDRITEVGQNIDKHGADHQDGKSLLDDYISREEIWACTSCNACVEACPVNIDPLQIIMELRRFAVMEESQAPSSINAMMGNIENNQAPWKYSPADRFNWAQES, encoded by the coding sequence ATGGTAGCACAGATCCTTTTTCTAGTACTTACACTTGCAGCAATTGCGCTGTTTACAGTTAACCTGCGTAAAATAATTCGCAATATCCGTTTAGGAAAACCGGTAGATCGACAAGATCAGCCACAAAAAAGATTAATGACCATGCTTCGCGTGGCATTTGGTCAGTCTAAAATGGTTGTCCGCCCTATCCCTGCCTTTCTCCACTTTTTTGTTTACATCGGTTTCGTAATCATTAACGTTGAAGTATTGGAGATCATGATTGATGGTCTATTCGGTACGCACCGTATTTTTAATGGCCTGGGTGGTTTATATAATTTCCTGATCGGCTCTTTCGAAATTCTGGCTTTTACCGTTTGGGTTTCGTGCGCTATTTTTCTTGTGCGCAGAAATATCCTAAAACTTAAACGCTTTAGTGGTGTTGAGATGAAAAGCTGGCCAAAATCTGATGCCAATTACATCCTCATCACCGAGATTTTATTAATGAGCGCTTTCTTATTAATGAACGCAGCCGATGCAAAATTACAGCTTTTGGGCGTCAGCCATTATGTTAATGCCGGTGCATTTCCAGTGAGTCAATATTTAATTAATATCCTGCCTTCATCAGAAAGTGCCCTGGTTATCTTAGAACGCAGCTGCTGGTGGTTTCACATTATAGGCATACTGGCTTTCTTAAATTACCTGCCTTATTCGAAACATTTTCATATTCTTTTCGCCTTTCCAAACACCTACTTTTCTAATTTGGAACCTAAAGGTGAGTTTACAAATATGGCCTCAGTTACTAATGAAGTGAAAGCCATGCTCGATCCTTCTTTTGTTCCGGCGGAAACCGAACCCGGTAAATTTGGCGCCAAAGACGTAACCGACTTAAGTTGGGTAAACCTCATGAATGCTTATACCTGTACCGAGTGCGGAAGGTGTACTTCGGTATGTCCGGCAAATATTACTGGTAAACTTTTATCGCCGCGGAAAATTATGATGGATACCCGCGACCGCATTACCGAAGTGGGCCAAAATATTGATAAACATGGCGCTGATCATCAGGATGGAAAATCTTTATTGGATGACTACATCAGCAGAGAAGAAATTTGGGCCTGCACCAGTTGTAACGCCTGTGTAGAGGCCTGTCCAGTAAACATCGATCCATTACAGATTATTATGGAGCTTCGCCGTTTTGCCGTGATGGAAGAGTCGCAGGCACCAAGCAGCATTAACGCGATGATGGGAAATATTGAGAATAACCAGGCACCCTGGAAATACTCTCCGGCCGATCGTTTTAACTGGGCGCAAGAAAGCTAG
- a CDS encoding hypothetical protein (product_source=Hypo-rule applied; superfamily=117070), producing the protein MKQRLLVCLLTVGLFGCGINRQAQQIKALEDCTYKITGIQQVSIAGTDVKKLMDQQSFSLTSLPGVALGLLRKDIPLKANLNLEITNPSSNLAAINQFEYKILVNNTDLAEGIVNQNVSIAQGQTVTVPVQLVSNIYGLVSNGNVFNDIIKAAQKGSASKDEKLGLLTIKIKPTFMLGNTPVKYPGYITINKDISSKILL; encoded by the coding sequence ATGAAACAAAGATTATTAGTATGCCTTTTAACTGTTGGCCTTTTTGGCTGTGGAATAAACAGGCAGGCACAGCAGATAAAAGCCCTGGAAGACTGCACCTATAAAATTACAGGTATACAACAGGTATCGATCGCAGGTACAGATGTTAAAAAGTTAATGGACCAGCAAAGTTTTAGCTTAACCAGTTTGCCTGGGGTTGCATTGGGTTTGTTAAGAAAAGACATTCCTTTAAAAGCCAATCTGAATTTAGAAATAACCAACCCATCAAGCAATTTAGCGGCCATAAACCAGTTCGAATATAAGATATTGGTTAATAACACCGATTTGGCAGAAGGCATTGTTAATCAAAATGTAAGCATTGCACAAGGGCAAACAGTTACTGTTCCTGTACAACTGGTAAGCAACATTTACGGGTTAGTATCTAATGGCAATGTTTTTAACGATATTATCAAGGCTGCTCAGAAAGGATCAGCTTCAAAAGATGAAAAATTAGGTTTATTAACCATTAAAATAAAACCAACCTTTATGCTGGGCAATACGCCTGTTAAATATCCAGGTTACATTACCATCAATAAAGATATCAGCAGTAAAATATTATTGTAA
- a CDS encoding uncharacterized protein YndB with AHSA1/START domain (product_source=COG3832; cath_funfam=3.30.530.20; cog=COG3832; pfam=PF08327; superfamily=55961) has translation MEKIEFKTTINATAEKVWDALFGVETYPKWTAVFAEGSRVETDWKKGSKALFLGDNGDGMVAVIQDNIPNRYMSIKHLGEIKDGKEDLSGDWGETLENYTLNEKDGKTDLLIDMDINNEWKDYFEKTWPKALDKVKELAEKRNEYHVET, from the coding sequence ATGGAAAAGATCGAATTTAAAACCACAATTAACGCCACAGCAGAAAAAGTTTGGGATGCACTGTTTGGCGTAGAAACCTACCCCAAGTGGACAGCTGTTTTTGCAGAAGGATCGCGTGTAGAAACCGATTGGAAAAAAGGAAGCAAGGCCTTGTTTCTGGGTGATAACGGAGATGGAATGGTAGCTGTAATTCAAGACAATATCCCTAACCGGTACATGTCTATCAAACACCTCGGCGAAATAAAAGACGGCAAGGAAGATCTCAGCGGGGATTGGGGCGAGACACTTGAGAATTATACCCTCAATGAAAAAGATGGCAAGACAGACCTCCTCATCGATATGGACATTAACAATGAATGGAAAGATTATTTCGAAAAAACCTGGCCAAAAGCGCTTGATAAGGTTAAAGAACTAGCCGAGAAACGAAATGAATATCACGTAGAAACATAA
- a CDS encoding putative HAD superfamily Cof-like phosphohydrolase (product_source=COG4696; cath_funfam=1.10.3420.10; cog=COG4696; pfam=PF01503; superfamily=101386), producing MQETNSLNQVAEFHTTFKHPILESPVIPSKQRANLRISLLAEELKELQEAVENDDLVEVADALCDLQYVLAGAIHEFGLGGKFKTLFDEVHRSNMSKACKTVEEAEQTIQFYLNKDQTESYYKEIDGLFLVFRKSDDKTLKSINYSPADLKSHLV from the coding sequence ATGCAAGAAACGAATTCGCTAAACCAGGTTGCAGAATTTCATACTACCTTTAAACATCCAATTTTAGAAAGTCCTGTTATTCCTTCAAAACAGAGAGCCAATTTGCGTATTTCGCTTTTAGCCGAAGAGTTGAAAGAACTGCAGGAAGCAGTAGAAAATGATGATCTGGTAGAAGTGGCCGATGCCCTTTGCGATTTGCAGTATGTTTTGGCCGGTGCAATCCATGAGTTTGGTTTGGGTGGAAAATTTAAGACTTTATTTGATGAAGTTCACCGCTCTAATATGAGCAAAGCCTGCAAAACCGTAGAAGAAGCTGAACAAACCATTCAGTTTTACTTAAATAAAGACCAGACCGAATCTTATTACAAGGAAATAGACGGACTGTTTCTGGTATTCAGGAAATCTGACGACAAGACTTTAAAATCAATCAACTATTCGCCAGCTGATTTAAAATCACACTTGGTTTAA
- a CDS encoding hypothetical protein (product_source=Hypo-rule applied; cath_funfam=2.60.40.10; cleavage_site_network=SignalP-noTM; pfam=PF13620,PF14905; superfamily=49452,56935), whose translation MNLLFKSALFALIIFSLQTTFAQNIKVSGTVTDKSNKALDYASVALIHLPDSASVALQVTNQQGLYEFSNVKSGRYFIKALMMGYGKNQSAPFEVKDMAVKVPSIMLTDHAQNLKDVNIVSKMPVIDQKADRVIVNVEQMNTAGDNALEVISRSPGVKLDKDDNIVLKGKKGINVMIDGKMSYMTGVELTTYLKSLPGSVLSKIELISNPPSSFDAAGTAGIINIKLKRNKMQGFNGNLNMGGGYGRYEKVYAGTNLNYNIGKVSTYVRLNAGHYNSYNRLTLNRAIGDEQYNQLNFWHPITNSLNYSTGADYFINDNHTLGLMVKGFTSPAETKVNSNSVNYNAAGIKMGGTSMFNPQSNTEKNHAINLNYRFKTDTLGGELGFDADYVQYDNSKNETFTNNYLDANDQLIGNPIDLRNKGMGNVSIYSIKADYSLNFSKTLKMETGWKSSWVKSQSDVRFDSLKTAGWINDPRRTNAFLYNENINAGYLSLDQSFKNLQIKAGLRAEQTLGNGSSSGTNTLIDRKYWKLFPTLFISLKLDSNNLVTAAYRKSINRPSYSSLNPFTFYTDPYTAIQGNPLLQPSYANSLEFNYSIKNFRVLTLSYSVSNGAMWEVIYQNNNTKESISRPENLNRTTNFYMATGSPFDVTKWWNNSTEVSVGYNRTTSAVQGNGYNAFSWNWSVMSDNTITLPKNYSLSLYGYYDSPSISGLFRSLGNYQLNVGAKKSFWNKNATLAVKVNDIFNTSKFRANLEYNNIKTYWQNEWESRRINLSFTYKFGNMKIKIARSRQTGTSDEESRVGKN comes from the coding sequence ATGAACCTCTTATTTAAATCTGCTCTTTTTGCGCTGATTATTTTTAGCCTTCAAACCACTTTTGCTCAAAACATTAAGGTATCGGGAACCGTTACCGATAAAAGTAATAAAGCACTCGATTACGCTTCAGTAGCATTAATCCACTTACCCGATTCGGCCTCGGTTGCCTTACAAGTCACCAACCAACAAGGTTTATACGAATTCAGCAATGTTAAATCTGGCAGGTACTTTATTAAAGCCTTAATGATGGGTTACGGTAAAAACCAATCTGCACCATTTGAAGTGAAAGATATGGCGGTTAAAGTTCCATCAATTATGCTGACAGACCATGCTCAAAACCTGAAAGATGTAAACATCGTATCGAAAATGCCTGTAATTGATCAAAAAGCAGACCGGGTGATTGTAAACGTAGAACAGATGAATACCGCAGGTGATAATGCATTGGAAGTAATCAGCAGGTCGCCGGGAGTAAAACTGGATAAGGACGATAACATTGTGCTGAAAGGCAAAAAAGGAATCAACGTGATGATTGACGGTAAGATGAGCTATATGACGGGTGTGGAATTAACCACTTATCTAAAATCGTTACCTGGTTCTGTATTAAGCAAAATCGAACTGATTTCTAATCCTCCATCCTCTTTCGATGCTGCCGGCACAGCAGGGATCATCAACATTAAACTCAAAAGAAATAAAATGCAGGGCTTTAATGGGAACCTGAATATGGGTGGTGGTTACGGCCGTTATGAAAAAGTTTATGCTGGCACCAACCTGAATTACAATATCGGTAAAGTGAGCACCTATGTCCGCTTAAACGCCGGGCACTATAATTCATACAACAGGTTAACTTTAAACAGAGCCATTGGCGACGAACAATATAACCAGCTTAATTTCTGGCACCCGATAACCAACAGCCTAAATTACTCTACCGGTGCCGATTATTTCATTAACGATAACCATACTTTAGGCTTAATGGTAAAAGGCTTTACTTCACCTGCAGAAACCAAGGTAAACAGCAATTCGGTAAATTATAATGCAGCGGGTATAAAAATGGGCGGAACATCCATGTTTAATCCGCAAAGTAACACCGAAAAAAACCATGCAATTAACTTAAACTACCGTTTCAAAACAGATACATTGGGCGGTGAACTGGGTTTTGATGCCGATTATGTTCAATACGACAACAGCAAAAACGAAACCTTTACCAATAATTACCTCGATGCCAATGATCAGCTGATCGGCAATCCGATCGATTTACGAAACAAAGGTATGGGCAATGTTTCTATCTATTCCATCAAGGCCGATTATAGCTTAAATTTTTCAAAAACATTAAAAATGGAAACTGGCTGGAAAAGCAGTTGGGTAAAATCGCAGAGCGATGTCCGTTTCGATTCGCTAAAAACCGCTGGTTGGATTAACGATCCACGCCGAACCAATGCCTTTTTATACAATGAAAACATCAATGCAGGTTATCTTTCTTTAGATCAGAGCTTCAAAAACTTACAGATCAAAGCAGGCCTACGTGCCGAGCAGACTTTGGGCAATGGCAGTTCATCAGGCACCAATACGCTGATTGACAGGAAATACTGGAAACTTTTCCCAACGCTATTTATTTCCTTAAAACTCGATTCGAACAACCTTGTAACGGCTGCCTACCGAAAAAGCATCAACAGGCCATCATACAGCAGTTTAAATCCCTTTACCTTTTATACCGACCCTTATACTGCCATACAGGGAAACCCATTATTACAGCCATCTTACGCCAATAGTCTTGAATTTAATTACTCGATTAAAAATTTCAGGGTACTAACGTTGAGTTATTCAGTAAGCAATGGCGCGATGTGGGAAGTGATTTATCAGAACAATAATACAAAAGAAAGTATCTCCAGGCCAGAAAACCTGAACCGTACAACAAATTTTTATATGGCTACGGGAAGTCCTTTTGATGTAACCAAATGGTGGAACAACAGTACCGAAGTTTCTGTTGGTTATAACCGCACCACATCGGCAGTACAGGGAAACGGCTATAATGCCTTCTCATGGAACTGGTCTGTTATGTCGGATAATACCATCACTTTACCTAAAAACTACAGTTTAAGCTTGTATGGTTATTACGATTCTCCTTCTATTTCTGGTTTATTCCGCAGTTTAGGAAATTATCAGCTCAATGTTGGCGCTAAAAAGTCATTCTGGAACAAAAATGCAACACTGGCCGTAAAAGTAAACGATATCTTCAATACCAGTAAGTTCAGAGCCAATCTGGAGTACAATAATATTAAAACCTATTGGCAGAACGAATGGGAAAGTCGTAGAATAAATTTAAGTTTTACCTATAAATTCGGGAACATGAAAATCAAAATTGCCCGCAGCAGACAAACCGGAACAAGCGATGAGGAAAGCAGAGTCGGCAAAAATTAA